CCGCCCAGGCTGGACGACACACCGCCACCGAACAGGTCCGAGAGGCCGCCACCGCGGCCTTTGTGCAGCAGCACCAGCAGCGTCAGGAACAGGCTGCAGGCGATCACGACGATCGAGAAAGCGAGAATCACGAGGAGTAGCCTAACTGAAGGTCCAGGTAACGGCAGATGCCGGCGAACTCGTCCACCTGAAGGCTCGCGCCTCCGACCAGGCAGCCGTCGACATCCGGTTGGGCCATGATGCCACTTGCACTGGCCATCTTCACCGATCCACCGTAAAGAATCCGTACCGAGTCGGCGACCGAGGGTGAGATCGTCTCCTCGATCCGGCCCCGGATCGCGGCGATCACCTCCTGCGCGTCCTCCGGCGTCGCGACCTCGCCGGTGCCGATCGCCCAGACCGGCTCGTACGCGATGACGACCTTCCGGACGTCGTCCTGCTTCAGCCCGGCCAGCCCGGCGTCGATCTGACCCAGGCAGTGCTCGACGTGACCGTCGGCCTTCCGGATCTCCAGGCCCTCGCCGACGCACATGATCGGGACCAGGCCGGCCTCGAGCGCCTTCGCGGTCTTGGCGTTGACGACCTCGTCGGTCTCGTCGTGGTACTGCCGGCGCTCCGAGTGCCCGGTCAGCACATAGGTG
This Kribbella sp. NBC_00482 DNA region includes the following protein-coding sequences:
- the secG gene encoding preprotein translocase subunit SecG: MILAFSIVVIACSLFLTLLVLLHKGRGGGLSDLFGGGVSSSLGGSSVAERNLDRITIGVGLIWFAAIVALGLLYKLG
- the tpiA gene encoding triose-phosphate isomerase, whose amino-acid sequence is MAGDNSAARTPLMAGNWKMNLNHVEAVHLLQKLSWTLQDKKHDFERVEVAVLPPFTDIRSVQTLVDGDRMKIKYGAQDVSTRDSGAYTGEISAAMLTKLGCTYVLTGHSERRQYHDETDEVVNAKTAKALEAGLVPIMCVGEGLEIRKADGHVEHCLGQIDAGLAGLKQDDVRKVVIAYEPVWAIGTGEVATPEDAQEVIAAIRGRIEETISPSVADSVRILYGGSVKMASASGIMAQPDVDGCLVGGASLQVDEFAGICRYLDLQLGYSS